From Spirosoma aerolatum, one genomic window encodes:
- a CDS encoding sugar phosphate isomerase/epimerase family protein: MNPTRRQFLGQLGALSALPFIPDLDVEAPKDLFFQISLAQWSLHRALAKKETTTLDFPTRARRDFGITAVEYVDQFVKNEPAYLKELLKRSQNEGVVNHLIMIDTAGSLVDADAAKRADSINRHYAWAEAATFLGCKTIRVNLQNKDAVDEVRKRAIDSMGELADRIKPLGLNVVAENHGGYSSDGSWMASVAKGVSKSNCGLLPDFGNFCQSHDWGSTEKACERPYDRYKGVAEMLPYTKGGVSAKSYGFDAKGIETKIDYGRMLKLVKAAGFTGYIGVEFEGEGMAEGEGIRRTKALLEAEGKKLS, encoded by the coding sequence ATGAATCCTACTCGTCGTCAGTTTTTAGGCCAGCTTGGTGCCTTATCTGCATTGCCCTTCATTCCGGATCTGGATGTAGAAGCACCCAAAGATTTATTTTTTCAGATTTCGCTGGCGCAGTGGTCACTGCATCGGGCTTTGGCCAAAAAGGAGACGACAACCCTCGATTTCCCGACTCGCGCCCGACGTGATTTTGGAATAACGGCTGTCGAGTACGTCGATCAGTTTGTGAAAAATGAACCGGCTTATCTGAAAGAACTGCTCAAAAGGAGCCAGAACGAGGGTGTCGTGAATCACTTGATTATGATCGATACAGCAGGCAGTCTGGTCGATGCCGATGCTGCCAAACGAGCCGATTCCATAAACCGACATTATGCCTGGGCAGAAGCGGCTACGTTTCTGGGTTGTAAAACTATTCGGGTCAACCTGCAAAATAAAGATGCAGTCGATGAGGTGCGGAAGCGAGCCATTGACAGTATGGGGGAACTAGCCGACCGAATTAAACCATTAGGATTGAATGTGGTAGCCGAAAATCATGGCGGCTACTCATCCGATGGCAGTTGGATGGCTTCGGTGGCTAAGGGGGTGAGCAAATCGAATTGTGGTTTATTGCCCGATTTTGGCAATTTCTGCCAGTCGCACGATTGGGGAAGTACCGAAAAGGCCTGCGAGCGCCCGTATGACCGATATAAAGGAGTGGCCGAAATGCTACCGTATACCAAAGGTGGGGTGAGCGCCAAAAGTTACGGTTTCGATGCAAAGGGTATTGAAACCAAGATCGACTATGGACGCATGCTGAAACTGGTGAAAGCGGCTGGATTTACAGGATACATTGGGGTAGAGTTCGAAGGAGAAGGGATGGCTGAGGGGGAAGGAATTCGCCGAACCAAAGCGCTCCTGGAAGCTGAAGGCAAGAAGCTAAGCTAA
- a CDS encoding glycoside hydrolase family 3 protein, giving the protein MRTKNITFGLLTLLTASAACGQNWTETKVGNWTKVTNKGGKTIGYSTASGVKLLTDKGFAFKDLNKNGKLDKYEDWRLSVDERAKDLASKMTIDQIAGLMLYSRHQPIPAAAGGPFAGTYGGKIFAQSGVKASDLSDQQKAFLTNDNLRHVLITSVQSPEIAAEWNNNAQALVEGIGVGIPINSSSDPRHGTRADAEYNAGAGGSISMWPGSLGLAATFNPDAVKRFGQIAATEYRALGIATALSPQVDLATDPRWNRVSGTFGEDPQLATDMARAYIDGFQTSYGANEITGGWGYHSVNAMVKHWPGGGSGEGGRDAHYGYGKYAVYPGKNFETAFIPFLNGAFKLNGKTGTAAAVMPYYTISYGQDKKYGENVGNSYSKYIIHDLLRTKYNYDGVVCTDWLITADETAVDVFLTGKSWGVEKLTVAERHYKILMNGVDQFGGNNESGPVMEAYKMGVKEHGESFMRTRFEQSAVRLLRNIFRVGLFENPYLDPQVSQKSVGTPEYMKVGYQTQLESVVMLKNKAKALPLAKGKTVYIPKQFTPAGRNFLGMETPEKLAYPVNLNIVKKYFNITDNPAEADYALVFIQSPNSGGGYNSADAKAGGTGYVPVSLQYGDYTAKGTRDPSMAGGDPMETFTNRTYNGKTAKTINSTDLNMVKETYAKMNGKPVIVALNMSNPTVVSEFEGQSNAILVHFGVQDQALMDILTGVHEPSALLPMQMPADMKTVEAQAEDVPRDMSCYKDSEGNTYDFGFGLNWKGVIRDARTAKYKQSVLSAK; this is encoded by the coding sequence ATGAGAACAAAGAACATTACCTTCGGCCTGTTGACTCTGTTGACGGCATCGGCCGCATGTGGCCAGAACTGGACCGAAACGAAAGTCGGAAACTGGACGAAAGTCACCAACAAAGGTGGTAAAACCATCGGCTACTCGACAGCATCGGGTGTGAAACTGCTGACTGATAAGGGGTTTGCCTTCAAAGACCTGAACAAAAACGGCAAACTGGATAAGTACGAAGACTGGCGGTTGTCGGTTGATGAACGGGCGAAGGATTTAGCCTCAAAAATGACCATCGACCAGATTGCCGGACTGATGCTCTATAGCCGTCACCAACCGATTCCGGCGGCTGCGGGTGGTCCATTTGCCGGTACCTACGGCGGAAAAATATTTGCGCAAAGTGGCGTCAAAGCATCTGATCTGTCGGACCAGCAAAAGGCGTTTCTGACCAACGATAACCTTCGGCACGTACTCATTACATCGGTACAAAGTCCTGAAATTGCTGCTGAATGGAACAACAACGCCCAGGCTCTGGTCGAAGGGATTGGTGTGGGCATACCGATCAACAGCAGTTCGGACCCCCGGCATGGCACCCGCGCCGATGCCGAATACAACGCAGGGGCGGGTGGCTCCATTTCCATGTGGCCTGGTTCGCTGGGGCTGGCCGCTACGTTCAATCCCGACGCCGTAAAACGGTTTGGGCAGATTGCGGCCACTGAATACCGGGCGCTGGGCATTGCTACGGCTTTGTCGCCCCAGGTCGATCTGGCCACTGATCCGCGCTGGAATCGTGTCAGTGGTACCTTTGGCGAAGACCCACAACTGGCAACCGACATGGCCCGTGCCTACATTGATGGTTTTCAGACGTCGTACGGAGCCAACGAAATTACGGGGGGCTGGGGTTATCACAGCGTTAATGCGATGGTGAAGCACTGGCCGGGTGGGGGTTCGGGCGAAGGTGGACGTGATGCCCACTATGGGTACGGTAAATACGCCGTCTATCCCGGAAAAAATTTCGAAACGGCGTTTATTCCATTCCTGAACGGAGCCTTTAAACTGAACGGGAAAACCGGTACGGCAGCGGCTGTGATGCCGTATTATACCATCTCATACGGTCAGGATAAAAAGTATGGCGAGAACGTAGGCAACAGTTACAGCAAATACATCATTCACGACCTGCTGCGGACCAAATACAACTACGATGGGGTTGTCTGCACCGACTGGCTGATTACCGCCGACGAAACTGCTGTCGATGTTTTCCTGACGGGCAAATCGTGGGGTGTTGAAAAACTGACAGTAGCCGAGCGACACTACAAAATCCTGATGAATGGCGTTGATCAGTTCGGCGGGAACAATGAATCCGGCCCGGTGATGGAAGCCTACAAAATGGGCGTAAAAGAGCACGGTGAATCGTTTATGCGTACCCGTTTCGAACAATCGGCCGTTCGGTTGCTCAGGAATATTTTCCGGGTTGGGTTGTTCGAGAATCCATATCTAGACCCACAGGTGTCTCAGAAATCGGTGGGAACACCCGAGTATATGAAAGTAGGCTATCAGACCCAACTGGAATCGGTGGTGATGCTGAAAAACAAGGCGAAAGCGCTGCCGCTCGCGAAAGGCAAAACGGTCTATATTCCGAAACAGTTTACACCCGCTGGCCGGAATTTCCTCGGTATGGAAACCCCGGAAAAACTGGCCTATCCGGTCAATCTGAACATTGTCAAGAAATATTTCAATATAACGGATAATCCGGCCGAAGCCGATTATGCACTGGTGTTTATCCAAAGCCCGAACTCGGGTGGTGGCTACAACAGCGCCGATGCCAAAGCGGGTGGTACGGGCTATGTTCCCGTCAGTCTGCAATACGGCGATTACACGGCTAAGGGTACCCGCGATCCCAGTATGGCCGGTGGCGACCCGATGGAAACATTCACCAACCGGACGTACAACGGCAAAACGGCGAAGACCATCAACTCTACCGATCTGAACATGGTCAAGGAAACCTATGCCAAAATGAACGGAAAACCCGTGATTGTCGCGCTGAATATGTCGAACCCAACGGTGGTCAGCGAGTTTGAAGGCCAGTCGAACGCAATCCTGGTCCATTTCGGTGTGCAGGATCAGGCCTTGATGGATATTCTGACCGGAGTACATGAACCTTCGGCCCTGTTGCCCATGCAAATGCCAGCCGACATGAAAACGGTAGAAGCACAAGCCGAAGACGTTCCCCGCGATATGAGTTGTTACAAAGATTCGGAAGGGAACACCTACGATTTCGGCTTTGGCCTGAACTGGAAAGGGGTCATCCGCGATGCGCGAACAGCTAAGTATAAGCAGTCGGTTTTGAGTGCGAAGTAG
- a CDS encoding glycosyl hydrolase, with the protein MKRRTFLKNTATAGLAALVTPAGIIEFKQKPSILDTKAAESFVDAFVNPPMSARAQVWWHWMNGNVTADGITRDLEAMQQIGLGGFQNFDAGTGIPKGPVVYLSPEWLSLKQHTMKEADRLGLEFTMHNCPGWSSSGGPWITPELAMQEVTWSEAYLAGGQPVTISLPRPPAKLNYYRDVTVLAYPSLPGEASLASLITKITATGGADSKPAEQLAGGEGLTVQPSAEGQPATILLEFKAPYEAQSIAFVSKPVGKAPSGGGGFGGGPQLTLEASDDGTQFRKVASGSAGRSADEALTIIEFAPTKARYFRISSPGARHFSQLRFSGTARLADWRKKTNMVFGAMGVTDDSEAAGKAAIKLSSIVDLTKFMDKDGSLRWDAPSGNWTVLRVGYTPKGELNRSAPDTGIGLECDKYNPAAIDFHFNRMMENLLPTLKPLARKGKVGLLIDSYEVGMQNWTAQLPQEFQKRVGDSLLAYLPALTGRIVENVDLTERFLWDFRRVLADLMADHYYARFTELCHQQGIVAYAEPYDRGPMEEMQIGARVDVNMGEFWHGLSSLFQNNWTMRRTTKLAASIAHINGKNAGGGTPANPQLVGAEAFTGEPESARWQEYPFGMKALGDRMFTQGLNRIIFHRYAHQPHPTAVPGMTMGPWGIHFDRTTTWWHQGRAWLDYLARCQSLLQQGLFVADLAYFTGEDGNQYTKVESHELTPTPPQGYDYDLINGETLLKRTRVQDGKLVLPDGMSYRVLVLQNHKALSLPLLRKLRDYIKEGLVIVGEKPETTLGLHRHSEGYTEFKQLLTDIWGPINGTTITENKFGKGRVFWGQSIPAVLNLLAIRPDVEVTSRSGDAPITWIHRRIGEVQVYFLANQRRTVEETVCTFRVAGKQPERWDASTGKMTPMPIYETVAGQTRVPVQFDPSGSVFVVFRTPAKKTLQAISKGAETVLSTKPFPIPTRRLYKDVSNTFTISLWAKPELNIMLAPGGLLENVKGPWTDYYAIYPPSGTDLYGAGHAACGLTIGRNGVAIWERTTGMPVFRMSAQTPISGWSHIAVVYKDGIPAIYVNGKLIQQGKLGTDIVHPGISKAYLSDGASFYNGDMTEPQLLMEAASDDRIRQLAAQQRLESTATPTVEMAANGESGLLFWQNGQYVARDTAGRSTPMAVAGINPPVEITGSWQVRFPANMGAPEQITLDSLIPLNTHEQPGVKHFSGTATYVKTVQIPTTLLPGSSGRRLFLDLGRVEVLASVSVNGKALGTFWKRPYRIDISEAVQAGNNTLEISVTNLWPNRLIGDEYLPDPDKFTPGGGASGFASLSSGAIVELPAWYKEGKPKPADGRVTFTTWKHYTKDSPLLDSGLVGPVVLRVAALKLLS; encoded by the coding sequence CAGGTATACCGAAAGGTCCAGTGGTATACCTAAGTCCTGAATGGCTGAGCCTGAAACAGCACACCATGAAAGAGGCCGATCGGCTGGGTCTGGAGTTTACCATGCACAATTGCCCCGGCTGGTCGTCGAGTGGTGGGCCCTGGATCACGCCCGAGCTGGCCATGCAGGAGGTGACCTGGAGCGAAGCGTATCTGGCAGGTGGTCAGCCGGTAACGATCTCACTGCCCAGACCGCCCGCAAAACTGAACTACTACCGCGATGTGACGGTGCTGGCCTACCCATCGCTCCCCGGTGAAGCATCACTAGCCTCGCTGATTACTAAAATCACAGCTACTGGTGGAGCTGATTCGAAGCCAGCGGAGCAGTTGGCCGGAGGAGAAGGACTGACTGTACAGCCGAGTGCTGAAGGTCAGCCAGCTACGATACTGCTTGAGTTTAAGGCGCCTTACGAAGCTCAGTCAATCGCTTTTGTCAGCAAACCCGTCGGGAAAGCGCCTTCGGGTGGAGGTGGCTTTGGAGGAGGGCCTCAGCTTACACTGGAAGCGTCGGACGATGGTACGCAGTTTCGCAAGGTAGCTTCAGGGAGCGCAGGACGTTCGGCGGATGAGGCATTGACAATTATTGAGTTTGCGCCGACAAAGGCACGATATTTCCGCATTTCGTCGCCTGGGGCGCGGCATTTTTCGCAGTTACGGTTTTCTGGAACGGCCCGACTTGCCGATTGGCGGAAGAAAACGAATATGGTCTTCGGGGCAATGGGCGTAACGGATGATTCGGAAGCGGCAGGAAAAGCAGCTATTAAGCTGTCTTCGATTGTCGATCTGACGAAATTCATGGATAAAGATGGTTCGTTACGCTGGGATGCCCCTTCCGGAAACTGGACTGTTTTACGGGTCGGTTACACGCCCAAAGGCGAGCTGAACCGTTCGGCACCCGATACGGGAATCGGTCTCGAATGCGATAAATACAATCCGGCTGCCATCGATTTCCATTTTAACCGGATGATGGAAAACCTGTTGCCGACACTCAAACCGCTGGCCCGGAAAGGCAAGGTGGGTCTGTTGATTGACAGCTATGAGGTGGGTATGCAGAACTGGACGGCCCAGCTTCCGCAGGAGTTTCAGAAACGGGTTGGCGATTCACTGCTGGCTTATTTACCAGCGCTGACGGGCCGTATTGTGGAAAACGTAGACCTCACTGAGCGGTTCCTCTGGGATTTTCGCCGTGTACTGGCCGATCTGATGGCCGATCATTATTACGCCCGATTCACGGAGTTGTGCCATCAGCAGGGTATCGTTGCTTATGCCGAGCCGTATGACCGTGGCCCGATGGAAGAAATGCAGATTGGGGCACGAGTCGATGTCAACATGGGCGAGTTCTGGCATGGGCTGTCGTCGTTGTTTCAGAACAATTGGACCATGCGCCGGACGACCAAACTGGCAGCATCCATTGCTCATATCAACGGTAAAAACGCCGGTGGAGGTACACCCGCTAATCCACAATTGGTTGGAGCCGAAGCCTTTACGGGAGAGCCCGAATCGGCTCGCTGGCAGGAATACCCTTTCGGTATGAAAGCACTGGGCGACCGGATGTTTACCCAGGGATTGAACCGGATTATTTTTCACCGATACGCACATCAGCCCCATCCAACCGCCGTGCCGGGTATGACAATGGGCCCCTGGGGTATCCACTTCGACCGGACAACGACCTGGTGGCATCAGGGGCGGGCGTGGCTGGATTACCTGGCCCGATGCCAAAGCTTGCTGCAGCAGGGACTGTTTGTGGCCGACCTGGCCTATTTTACAGGAGAAGATGGAAATCAGTACACCAAAGTAGAGTCGCACGAACTCACGCCAACACCACCACAGGGTTACGATTACGATCTCATCAATGGCGAAACACTCCTGAAACGCACTCGTGTTCAGGATGGAAAGCTGGTGCTGCCCGATGGCATGAGTTACCGGGTCCTGGTACTTCAGAATCATAAAGCGTTGAGTCTGCCACTGCTCCGAAAACTGCGGGACTACATAAAAGAAGGGTTGGTTATCGTGGGCGAAAAGCCTGAAACAACGCTCGGTTTGCATCGACATTCGGAAGGCTATACCGAGTTTAAGCAACTTTTGACCGATATCTGGGGGCCTATCAACGGGACGACGATAACAGAAAACAAATTCGGCAAAGGGCGTGTGTTCTGGGGGCAGTCTATCCCGGCAGTGCTCAACCTATTGGCGATCAGGCCCGATGTGGAAGTGACGTCTCGTTCCGGTGATGCGCCCATTACATGGATACACCGACGAATTGGCGAGGTACAGGTGTACTTTCTGGCCAACCAGCGTCGGACGGTCGAAGAAACGGTCTGTACGTTCCGGGTAGCGGGCAAACAGCCTGAACGCTGGGATGCTTCGACGGGGAAAATGACGCCCATGCCGATCTACGAAACCGTGGCCGGACAAACCCGTGTACCTGTGCAGTTCGACCCGTCGGGTTCTGTGTTCGTCGTATTTCGAACACCTGCCAAAAAAACGCTGCAAGCCATCAGCAAAGGGGCAGAAACCGTATTGAGTACCAAACCTTTCCCGATTCCGACCCGCAGGCTATACAAAGACGTTTCCAATACCTTTACGATTAGTTTGTGGGCCAAGCCGGAATTGAATATCATGCTGGCTCCCGGAGGATTGCTGGAAAACGTAAAAGGGCCCTGGACAGATTATTACGCCATCTATCCCCCTTCAGGCACAGATCTATACGGAGCTGGTCATGCTGCCTGCGGGCTAACCATCGGGCGAAATGGCGTGGCGATTTGGGAACGAACGACTGGTATGCCCGTTTTTCGGATGTCGGCCCAAACACCCATTTCGGGCTGGAGCCATATAGCGGTGGTCTATAAAGACGGTATCCCGGCGATTTATGTGAACGGCAAACTCATTCAGCAGGGAAAATTGGGAACGGACATCGTTCATCCCGGAATCAGTAAAGCCTACCTGAGCGATGGGGCTTCGTTTTACAATGGCGATATGACCGAACCGCAATTGCTCATGGAAGCCGCATCGGACGACCGTATCCGTCAGTTGGCAGCGCAGCAACGTCTTGAATCAACGGCTACCCCTACCGTCGAAATGGCAGCCAATGGGGAAAGTGGGCTACTGTTCTGGCAGAATGGACAATATGTTGCACGCGATACAGCAGGACGTAGTACACCAATGGCCGTTGCCGGAATTAATCCGCCAGTGGAAATTACAGGTAGCTGGCAGGTTCGCTTTCCGGCCAATATGGGGGCTCCCGAACAGATCACGTTAGACAGCCTGATTCCACTGAATACTCATGAGCAGCCAGGGGTAAAGCATTTTTCCGGTACGGCGACCTACGTCAAAACGGTTCAGATACCGACCACGCTGCTACCGGGTTCATCAGGACGGCGGTTGTTTCTGGATCTGGGTAGGGTGGAGGTACTCGCCAGTGTATCGGTCAATGGGAAAGCGCTCGGCACCTTTTGGAAACGTCCCTACCGGATAGATATTTCCGAAGCGGTGCAGGCTGGCAACAATACGCTGGAAATTAGCGTAACCAATTTATGGCCGAACCGACTGATTGGCGATGAATACTTGCCTGATCCCGATAAGTTTACACCGGGTGGTGGGGCTAGTGGATTTGCCAGCCTAAGCAGCGGGGCTATTGTTGAGTTGCCGGCCTGGTATAAAGAAGGAAAGCCTAAACCCGCCGACGGGCGCGTAACGTTCACGACCTGGAAACACTACACCAAAGACTCGCCACTTCTGGACTCCGGCCTGGTCGGACCTGTCGTGTTGCGGGTAGCAGCGCTGAAATTGCTGAGTTAA